In a genomic window of Saccharothrix sp. HUAS TT1:
- a CDS encoding BldC family transcriptional regulator — translation MQGHQGERLLTPGEVANLFRVDPKTVTRWATAGRIGSIRTPGGHRRFRESEVQHLLSQLTTEATEPVRH, via the coding sequence ACACCAGGGGGAACGTCTGCTCACGCCGGGCGAGGTGGCGAACCTCTTCCGGGTCGACCCGAAGACGGTGACCCGCTGGGCCACCGCAGGTCGGATCGGTTCGATCCGCACGCCGGGCGGCCACCGCAGGTTCCGGGAGTCCGAGGTCCAGCACCTGCTCTCCCAGCTGACCACGGAGGCGACCGAACCCGTTCGGCACTGA